A genomic window from Anthocerotibacter panamensis C109 includes:
- the uvrC gene encoding excinuclease ABC subunit UvrC, producing the protein MADLPTSPGIYQMRTPTGELLYIGKAKNLRNRVRSYFQSGQQLSARIQIMVQQVGDFELILTDTETEALTLEETLIKRLQPRYNVLLKDDKQYPSICITWSEEYPRLFVCRPRGSRTAKDKYFGPYVDAGAAHAMVQFLKRNFPLRQRSSVLFKDRPCINYDMGRCPGICQRLISPEDYRKTMQQVQWVLQGRGTELVEGLHVQMATAAADLEFEKAARLRDQIQSLELLTETQKMSIPDAAISRDAIALAADAHRVCVQLFQVRAGKLIGRLGFTYQNSGDDPQTIVQNVLQEHYRSLSAEEIPAEILVQHDLPDHEILEDWLTGKRGRSVTIKHPQRQTKAELIELVSRNAQVEVERLARASQVGEEGVVRLMAALELASVPHRMECYDISHIQGTDTVASRVVFVDGRPAKQHYRKYKIRNPKVVAGAPDDFASMAEVIQRRFRSDKEPLPDLVIIDGGKGQLSAAYAILEEIGLEDLPVIGLAKRLEEIFRPGVRQALQLDHSDSALRLLQQIRDEAHRFAITFHRELRGKRMTHSVLADIPGLGPARQKKLLEHFSSLRKLEEASISQIAEVPGINLNLATTIHNFLRQDREESEA; encoded by the coding sequence ATGGCTGACCTGCCGACTAGCCCCGGTATCTATCAGATGCGTACCCCTACGGGCGAACTGCTCTATATCGGCAAGGCCAAAAATCTGCGCAACCGCGTCCGCAGCTACTTCCAGTCGGGACAACAACTCTCGGCACGCATTCAGATCATGGTCCAACAGGTCGGGGATTTTGAATTGATCCTCACCGACACCGAGACCGAAGCGCTGACCTTGGAAGAAACCCTGATCAAGCGCCTCCAACCACGCTATAACGTCCTGCTCAAGGACGACAAACAATATCCCTCGATCTGTATCACATGGTCCGAGGAATATCCCCGCCTCTTCGTCTGCCGCCCGCGCGGATCGCGCACCGCCAAAGACAAGTATTTCGGTCCTTATGTAGATGCAGGGGCGGCTCATGCCATGGTGCAGTTTCTTAAGCGCAACTTCCCTTTGCGGCAGCGCAGTTCGGTTTTGTTTAAAGACCGCCCCTGCATCAATTACGATATGGGCCGCTGTCCGGGTATCTGCCAGCGCTTGATCTCCCCCGAGGACTACCGCAAAACCATGCAGCAGGTGCAATGGGTCCTCCAAGGGCGGGGCACCGAGTTGGTCGAAGGTTTGCACGTACAGATGGCGACCGCAGCGGCGGATCTAGAATTCGAGAAAGCCGCCCGCCTGCGCGACCAGATCCAGAGCTTGGAGCTGCTGACGGAGACCCAAAAGATGTCCATCCCCGATGCTGCTATCTCGCGTGATGCTATCGCGCTCGCCGCCGATGCTCACCGCGTCTGTGTCCAACTCTTCCAGGTCCGGGCAGGCAAACTGATCGGGCGCTTGGGCTTCACCTATCAGAACAGCGGCGATGACCCGCAGACTATAGTCCAAAACGTCCTCCAGGAGCACTATCGGTCCTTGAGTGCCGAGGAAATCCCTGCCGAAATTTTAGTCCAACACGACCTGCCCGACCATGAGATCCTCGAAGACTGGCTGACGGGTAAACGGGGTCGTTCGGTCACCATCAAGCATCCCCAACGCCAGACTAAAGCCGAACTCATCGAGTTAGTCAGCCGCAATGCTCAGGTCGAAGTCGAACGGCTCGCCCGTGCCTCCCAAGTCGGCGAAGAGGGCGTAGTGCGTCTGATGGCAGCCCTAGAACTCGCCAGCGTCCCCCACCGCATGGAGTGCTACGACATCTCCCATATCCAGGGGACCGACACAGTAGCTTCTCGGGTCGTCTTTGTCGATGGCAGACCGGCTAAACAGCACTACCGCAAATACAAGATCCGCAACCCCAAAGTGGTCGCCGGAGCCCCAGATGATTTTGCTTCTATGGCTGAAGTGATCCAGCGGCGCTTCCGGTCGGACAAAGAACCGCTCCCGGATTTGGTGATCATCGACGGGGGCAAGGGCCAACTGAGCGCTGCCTACGCCATCCTGGAGGAAATCGGGTTGGAAGACCTGCCCGTCATTGGGCTCGCCAAGCGCCTAGAAGAAATCTTCCGTCCAGGGGTGCGCCAAGCGCTACAGCTCGACCACAGCGACAGCGCCCTGCGGCTACTCCAACAGATCCGCGACGAAGCCCACCGCTTCGCTATTACTTTTCACCGCGAACTGCGCGGCAAGCGCATGACCCACTCCGTCCTCGCTGACATCCCCGGTCTCGGTCCCGCCCGCCAAAAAAAACTCCTAGAGCACTTCAGTTCTCTACGCAAACTGGAGGAAGCCTCGATTTCGCAGATCGCTGAAGTCCCTGGTATCAACCTCAACCTCGCCACAACCATCCATAACTTTTTGCGCCAAGACCGCGAAGAGAGCGAAGCGTAA
- a CDS encoding maltotransferase domain-containing protein: MQSNDRRRRVLTEGLAPKLDGRRFTIKGTSTKKVAIETGLFVNGYDKLAARMGWPYKSNRPWEQVSLSGLINDRWQKALSPNWSALMTRYLTPTQASL; the protein is encoded by the coding sequence ATGCAGTCAAATGATAGGAGAAGAAGAGTTTTGACCGAAGGTTTAGCACCAAAACTTGATGGGAGACGATTTACGATCAAGGGCACCTCCACTAAAAAAGTAGCCATAGAAACAGGTTTGTTTGTAAATGGATATGACAAGCTAGCGGCCAGGATGGGTTGGCCCTATAAATCAAACAGACCGTGGGAGCAAGTTTCTCTGTCTGGGCTGATTAATGACCGTTGGCAGAAGGCACTCAGCCCCAATTGGAGCGCGTTGATGACCCGCTATCTCACCCCTACCCAAGCGTCGCTATGA
- the treS gene encoding maltose alpha-D-glucosyltransferase, with protein sequence MNLPARPPLHSDPLWFKDAIIYEAPVRAFCDSDGDGIGDFRGLTEKLDYLQDLGVTALWILPFFPSPQRDDGYDVAGYTDINPIYGSLEDFQIFLDSAHQHGIAVIIELILNHTSDQHPWFQRARRAEPGSPARDFYVWSDDPSKYKEVRIIFNDFESSNWTWDPVAKSYYWHRFYAHQPDLNYENPQVCKAVFGVLDFWMSTGVDGLRLDAVPYLFEQEGTSCENLPATHAFLKVLRAYIDANYPNRMLLAEANQWPEDAVAYYGDGDECHMDFHFPLMPRLFMAVQMEDRFPIIDILEQTPAIPDNCQWALFLRNHDELTLETVSDEDRDYMYRVYAHDPQARLNLGIRRRLAPLLGNNRRRIELMNAVLFSLPGTPVIYYGDEIGMGDNIYLGDRNGVRTPMQWSADRNAGFSQANPQQLYLPMVFDAEYHYEACNVKAHQANPSSLWWWMKRLIATRKQFQAFGRGQCTFLSPDNRKVLAFLRSYKDEHILVVANLSRFCQAVMLDLAQFKGARLVEVFGRSEFPSVGEQPYFISLGPHSFYWFTLEHQPARRVGSALPQEYPTLTVNGSWQSVVAQVEHRKQVEALLPDFLCYCRWFSSKARTIETVSVSELTRIPYADTETLLTLVEVRFTEGDPQTYLLPLAYAEGELALSIRAEYPERVIANLQGKGRDGSGLLFDALADSRFLAFPLKAVTDRLRLPLASGILVAHQTERFAELFKGTDPNDLGASLLRVEQSNTSIVYGEQLVWKLFRKVEAGINPDLEIGTFLTEKAQFKHTAAVVGAIEYQRRQAGPMTLGVLQTFVPNQGDAWSYTLDRVHNFFDEVLVSCADLEAVPVPQPLRLVQGTPVPNFAFDTIGTYLHSAKLLGERTAEMHLALACDLEDPAFAPEPFNASYQRSVYQLMRSQTIHTLDVLKKQVRQLPQSAQALGLDLLSRREQLLERFRFLVDQKITAMRTRTHGDYHLGQVLHTGKNFVIIDFEGDPARPLSERRLKRLVLRDVAGMVQSFYYAVRSVLREQVAAGIVRPTGQERLESWALFWHHWVSTAYLEAYLITAGGETFIPQSHQEFQVLLDAYLLERAVYDLGNALSHRPERVEVLLQRLLELLSPLPGPF encoded by the coding sequence ATGAACCTCCCTGCTCGCCCGCCGCTACATAGTGATCCGCTTTGGTTTAAAGACGCCATCATCTACGAAGCTCCTGTGCGGGCATTTTGCGACAGCGATGGCGACGGTATTGGCGACTTTCGCGGGCTGACCGAGAAGCTGGACTATTTGCAAGATTTGGGGGTCACCGCCCTCTGGATCTTGCCTTTTTTCCCTTCGCCGCAGCGCGACGATGGCTATGACGTCGCTGGCTATACCGATATCAACCCCATTTACGGCTCGCTGGAGGACTTTCAGATCTTTTTGGACAGCGCCCATCAGCACGGTATTGCTGTCATCATCGAGCTGATTCTCAACCACACCAGCGACCAGCATCCTTGGTTTCAAAGGGCACGCCGCGCTGAACCGGGCAGTCCCGCGCGCGATTTTTATGTCTGGAGCGATGACCCGAGCAAGTACAAAGAAGTTCGCATCATCTTCAATGACTTCGAAAGCTCGAACTGGACCTGGGACCCGGTAGCGAAATCCTACTACTGGCACCGCTTTTATGCGCATCAGCCCGACCTCAACTATGAGAACCCGCAGGTGTGCAAGGCGGTCTTTGGCGTGCTCGACTTCTGGATGTCAACAGGGGTGGATGGTCTGCGGTTGGACGCGGTGCCTTACTTGTTTGAGCAGGAGGGCACGAGCTGCGAGAACCTGCCTGCCACCCACGCCTTCCTCAAAGTCCTGCGCGCCTACATCGACGCCAACTATCCCAACCGGATGCTCTTGGCGGAAGCCAATCAGTGGCCGGAGGACGCAGTTGCCTACTATGGTGACGGCGATGAATGCCATATGGATTTCCATTTCCCGCTGATGCCCCGGTTGTTTATGGCGGTGCAGATGGAGGACCGCTTCCCGATCATCGATATTCTCGAGCAGACTCCAGCCATCCCGGACAACTGCCAGTGGGCGCTCTTCCTGCGCAACCACGACGAGCTGACTCTGGAGACCGTCAGCGACGAAGACCGCGACTACATGTACCGGGTCTATGCCCATGACCCCCAGGCGCGGCTCAATCTGGGTATCCGTCGCAGGCTGGCTCCGCTTTTGGGGAACAACCGCCGCCGCATCGAATTGATGAACGCGGTTCTGTTCTCGCTGCCGGGGACCCCTGTGATCTACTACGGCGACGAAATCGGCATGGGCGACAACATCTATCTAGGCGACCGCAACGGGGTGCGCACCCCGATGCAGTGGAGCGCTGACCGTAACGCTGGGTTTTCTCAGGCCAATCCACAGCAACTCTACCTGCCGATGGTCTTTGACGCCGAATACCACTACGAAGCATGCAACGTCAAAGCCCACCAAGCCAATCCCAGTTCCCTGTGGTGGTGGATGAAGCGCCTCATCGCCACGCGCAAGCAGTTCCAGGCTTTTGGTCGGGGTCAGTGTACGTTCTTGAGCCCGGATAACCGCAAGGTCCTGGCGTTCCTGCGCTCCTATAAGGACGAGCACATCCTGGTGGTCGCCAATCTGTCGCGCTTCTGTCAGGCTGTCATGCTAGACCTGGCGCAGTTCAAGGGAGCCAGACTGGTGGAAGTCTTTGGCCGCAGCGAGTTTCCTAGTGTCGGTGAACAGCCTTATTTCATCAGTTTGGGGCCGCACTCGTTTTACTGGTTTACCCTAGAGCACCAGCCTGCCCGCCGGGTTGGTTCAGCCTTGCCCCAAGAGTATCCAACTTTGACCGTGAACGGCTCCTGGCAGAGTGTCGTGGCTCAGGTGGAGCACCGTAAACAGGTCGAGGCGCTCCTGCCGGATTTCTTGTGCTACTGTCGCTGGTTTAGCAGCAAGGCACGGACCATTGAGACGGTGAGCGTCAGCGAACTCACCCGCATTCCCTACGCGGACACCGAGACACTTTTGACCTTGGTCGAGGTGCGCTTTACCGAAGGCGATCCGCAGACGTATTTGCTGCCGCTGGCTTACGCCGAAGGGGAGTTAGCGCTGTCTATCCGCGCCGAGTATCCCGAGCGCGTCATTGCTAATCTGCAAGGCAAGGGGCGTGATGGGAGCGGGCTGCTCTTTGATGCGCTGGCTGATAGCCGCTTTTTGGCGTTCCCGCTCAAGGCGGTGACCGACCGGCTGCGCCTGCCCTTGGCCTCGGGGATCTTGGTGGCGCATCAGACGGAACGCTTCGCTGAACTCTTCAAGGGGACTGACCCCAACGACTTGGGAGCTTCGCTACTCCGCGTCGAGCAGAGCAACACCTCCATCGTCTACGGTGAGCAGTTGGTGTGGAAGTTATTCCGCAAAGTGGAAGCAGGCATCAACCCGGACCTGGAGATTGGTACCTTTCTGACTGAGAAGGCTCAGTTCAAGCACACCGCTGCTGTGGTTGGAGCCATCGAGTACCAGCGTCGGCAGGCTGGACCGATGACCCTGGGCGTCCTCCAGACTTTCGTGCCCAACCAAGGGGACGCCTGGTCGTACACCCTGGATAGAGTACACAACTTCTTTGACGAGGTCCTAGTCTCCTGCGCCGACCTTGAAGCAGTGCCGGTGCCCCAACCGCTCAGGCTGGTTCAGGGCACGCCGGTCCCGAACTTTGCCTTTGACACGATTGGTACTTATCTACACTCAGCCAAGCTGCTGGGGGAGCGCACGGCTGAGATGCATCTGGCGCTGGCTTGTGACCTAGAAGACCCCGCATTTGCTCCTGAGCCCTTTAATGCGTCCTATCAGCGCTCGGTCTATCAGTTGATGCGCAGCCAGACCATCCATACCCTCGATGTGCTCAAGAAGCAGGTCAGGCAGTTACCGCAGTCAGCCCAAGCGCTGGGCTTGGATCTACTCAGCCGCCGGGAACAACTGCTGGAGCGCTTCCGGTTCCTGGTTGACCAGAAGATCACCGCCATGCGTACCCGTACCCACGGCGACTACCATCTGGGGCAAGTACTCCACACCGGCAAAAACTTTGTGATTATCGACTTTGAAGGAGACCCGGCACGCCCGCTCAGTGAGCGCCGCCTGAAGCGCTTGGTCCTGCGGGACGTAGCAGGAATGGTGCAGTCGTTCTATTACGCGGTGCGCTCGGTCCTGCGCGAGCAGGTAGCGGCAGGCATCGTCCGTCCCACGGGTCAGGAGCGCCTGGAATCATGGGCGCTGTTCTGGCACCATTGGGTGAGTACAGCCTATCTGGAAGCCTATCTGATCACCGCTGGGGGTGAAACCTTTATCCCTCAGTCGCACCAGGAATTCCAGGTTCTGTTGGACGCCTACCTCCTCGAAAGAGCGGTCTACGACCTAGGCAATGCCCTCAGCCATCGCCCTGAGCGCGTCGAGGTCCTGCTACAACGACTTTTGGAATTGTTATCCCCTCTTCCAGGTCCGTTCTAG
- the glgX gene encoding glycogen debranching protein GlgX — protein sequence MFVPIWPGNPYPLGATWDGKGTNFALFSENATAVTLCLFDEHGQEIRLPLTEKINFTWHGYIPGVGPGQRYGFRVHGPHDPQQGYRFNANKLLIDPYAKALDAEVRHSREIFGYGWDDPAEDLSFSDLDSAPYVPKAVVIDPTFDWEGDVAPRTPWHETFIYETHVRGFTMQHSEIPEPLRGTYAGLAHPAALAHLQSLGITAVELMPVHHFLAYPGHLLERNLKNYWGYDSLVYLAPYGGYSASGVLGEQVTEFKQMVKALHRAGMEVILDVVYNHTGEGNHKGPTLSLRGIDNAAYYRLVEGDARYYMDFTGCGNSLNVRNPQVLKLIMDSLRYWVLEMHVDGFRFDLASALARELYAVDNLAAFFNIVHQDPVLADVKLIAEPWDVGEGGYQVGNFPVLWTEWNGRFRDTVRDFWRGIDSRLAEFAYRFTGSSDLYQSNGRSPNASINFITAHDGFTLHDLVSYNEKHNSANAEDDRDGESHNRSWNCGIEGETKDREVLKLRRQQQRNFLATLLLSQGVPMLLGGDEVSRTQHGNNNTYCQDNPVSWFNWDLTDTNVELLDFTRQLIFFRKKHPVFRRRKFFQGREIHGSGVSDIAWFNPNGAEMTDQQWSTGFAKALGLFLNGEEIATPNACGERIIDDSFLLFFNAHHERIDFLLPGGLNSREWLVIIDTTKPRFVVRGKRYKQDIPVPVAARSLVILRRSG from the coding sequence ATGTTCGTTCCTATTTGGCCCGGAAATCCTTATCCCCTGGGGGCTACTTGGGATGGCAAGGGCACTAACTTCGCCCTATTTTCTGAAAATGCGACTGCGGTAACGCTATGTCTTTTTGATGAGCACGGACAGGAGATCCGCCTGCCGCTCACGGAGAAGATCAACTTTACGTGGCACGGCTATATTCCAGGGGTTGGCCCTGGTCAGCGCTACGGATTTCGGGTGCATGGACCGCACGATCCTCAGCAGGGATATCGCTTCAATGCCAATAAGCTGCTTATCGATCCCTACGCTAAGGCCCTTGACGCCGAGGTCCGCCACAGTCGGGAGATCTTCGGCTATGGTTGGGACGATCCGGCGGAGGATCTGTCGTTTTCGGACCTCGACAGTGCCCCTTACGTGCCCAAGGCGGTGGTCATCGACCCGACTTTTGACTGGGAGGGCGATGTTGCGCCACGCACGCCCTGGCACGAGACCTTCATTTATGAAACCCATGTGCGCGGGTTTACGATGCAGCACTCGGAGATCCCCGAACCGTTGCGTGGCACCTACGCGGGGCTGGCCCACCCGGCAGCCCTCGCACACCTGCAATCGCTGGGGATAACCGCAGTCGAACTGATGCCGGTGCACCACTTCTTGGCCTATCCCGGTCATCTGCTGGAGCGCAACCTGAAGAACTACTGGGGCTATGACTCGTTGGTCTATTTGGCTCCCTATGGGGGCTATAGCGCAAGCGGCGTCCTCGGAGAGCAGGTCACCGAGTTTAAGCAGATGGTCAAAGCCCTACACCGGGCGGGCATGGAGGTAATCCTGGATGTGGTCTACAACCACACAGGCGAAGGTAATCACAAGGGGCCGACGCTTTCGCTGCGGGGTATCGACAACGCCGCTTACTACCGCTTGGTGGAGGGCGATGCCCGCTACTATATGGATTTCACCGGCTGCGGTAACTCGCTCAATGTGCGCAATCCTCAGGTGCTCAAGCTGATCATGGACAGCCTGCGCTACTGGGTTTTGGAGATGCATGTGGACGGATTCCGCTTTGACTTGGCCTCAGCGCTAGCGCGGGAACTCTATGCCGTCGATAACCTGGCTGCTTTCTTCAATATTGTCCATCAAGACCCGGTCCTCGCCGACGTAAAGCTCATCGCCGAACCCTGGGATGTGGGGGAGGGGGGCTATCAAGTGGGGAACTTTCCGGTCCTGTGGACAGAGTGGAACGGGCGCTTCCGCGATACTGTGCGCGACTTCTGGCGTGGCATCGACAGCCGTCTGGCTGAATTTGCCTACCGCTTCACGGGCAGTTCTGATCTCTATCAATCCAATGGTCGCAGCCCCAACGCTAGCATTAACTTCATCACAGCCCATGACGGGTTTACCCTGCACGATCTGGTCAGCTACAACGAAAAACATAACAGCGCCAACGCCGAAGATGACCGCGATGGCGAGAGCCATAACCGCTCCTGGAACTGTGGCATCGAGGGGGAGACGAAGGACCGGGAGGTGCTCAAACTACGGCGGCAGCAGCAGCGCAACTTCCTGGCGACCTTGCTGCTCTCACAGGGTGTACCCATGCTCTTGGGCGGCGACGAGGTCAGCCGCACCCAACACGGCAACAACAACACCTATTGTCAGGACAATCCGGTCTCCTGGTTTAACTGGGATTTGACCGATACGAACGTTGAACTGCTCGATTTCACCCGTCAACTGATCTTCTTTCGCAAAAAGCACCCGGTTTTCCGCAGGCGCAAGTTCTTTCAGGGCCGGGAGATCCATGGCTCCGGCGTCAGTGATATCGCCTGGTTTAACCCCAATGGGGCCGAGATGACCGACCAACAGTGGTCCACGGGCTTTGCCAAAGCGCTGGGGCTCTTTCTCAATGGGGAGGAGATTGCGACACCTAATGCTTGTGGGGAGCGGATCATCGACGATAGTTTTCTGCTGTTTTTTAACGCTCACCACGAGCGCATTGATTTTTTGTTACCTGGAGGACTCAACAGCCGGGAATGGCTCGTCATCATCGACACCACCAAACCCCGCTTCGTCGTTCGCGGCAAGCGCTACAAGCAGGATATCCCCGTGCCGGTCGCGGCGCGGTCGCTGGTGATCCTGCGCCGCTCGGGTTGA
- the treZ gene encoding malto-oligosyltrehalose trehalohydrolase, whose translation MHLGAHYQRENGCTFTVWAPRAQTVALHIVAPVVQVLPSTPQPMGYWQVTAMVTPDTLYFFQIDGIDRPDPAAQFQPEGVHGPSAVVDHTAHCWQDGAWAGIPLEQMVLYELHVGTFTPEGTFEAVIPRLAHLKDLGITAIEIMPVAQFPGERNWGYDGAHPYAVQHSYGGPEGLKRLVDACHQQGLAVVLDVVYNHLGPEGNYLWGLGTYFTDRYHTPWGSAVNYDQALSDGVRNYFVENALYWLEMFHIDGLRLDAVHTIFDFGACHILEQLAARVDRFSREHNRYCWLIAESDLNDVRVIQPKVQGGYGIHAQWSDDFHHALHSLLTGEQDGYYTDFGSLEALAKAYCDTFVYDWRYSAFRQRYHGSDARALPAAQFVVCIQNHDQVGNRRLGERLSALVSFEALKLAAAAMILSPYLPLLFMGEEYAEPAPFLYFVSHSDPGLVEAVRQGRRDEFAAFYATQAAPDPQAAETFAASKLQWELREQGQHRILLDFYRQLLRLRRETPALAHLSKQQLEVWVTDRVLHLRRWQGDSQVWCLFNFDQQPISLPTPAGCWQRRLDSSDPSWKGTGSRLPLTLTALEPLTVAPLSVAVYVHT comes from the coding sequence ATGCACCTTGGGGCTCACTACCAGCGGGAGAACGGATGTACTTTTACGGTTTGGGCTCCCCGCGCCCAAACTGTTGCCCTTCACATCGTCGCTCCGGTAGTACAGGTGCTCCCGTCGACGCCACAGCCGATGGGCTACTGGCAGGTCACAGCTATGGTCACGCCCGACACGCTCTATTTCTTTCAGATAGACGGGATCGACCGCCCTGACCCGGCTGCACAGTTCCAGCCGGAGGGCGTGCACGGACCCTCCGCCGTCGTCGATCATACGGCCCACTGCTGGCAGGACGGGGCGTGGGCGGGTATCCCCTTGGAGCAGATGGTCCTCTACGAGCTGCACGTAGGCACCTTCACCCCGGAAGGTACGTTTGAGGCAGTCATCCCTCGGCTTGCGCACCTAAAAGATCTGGGGATCACCGCCATCGAGATCATGCCCGTGGCGCAGTTCCCCGGTGAGCGTAACTGGGGCTACGATGGCGCTCATCCCTACGCTGTCCAGCACTCCTACGGCGGTCCTGAGGGACTCAAGCGGCTGGTCGATGCCTGTCATCAACAGGGGCTGGCTGTGGTCCTCGACGTGGTCTACAACCACCTGGGGCCGGAGGGCAACTATCTGTGGGGCCTTGGTACGTACTTCACCGACCGCTACCACACCCCCTGGGGAAGCGCTGTCAACTATGATCAGGCCCTCAGCGATGGGGTGCGCAACTACTTTGTCGAGAATGCCTTGTACTGGCTGGAGATGTTTCACATCGACGGGCTCAGGCTCGATGCGGTCCATACCATCTTCGACTTCGGAGCTTGCCATATTCTTGAACAATTGGCCGCACGGGTGGACCGCTTCAGCCGGGAGCACAACCGCTACTGTTGGCTGATTGCCGAGAGCGACCTCAACGATGTGCGGGTGATCCAGCCCAAAGTACAGGGGGGCTACGGCATCCATGCCCAGTGGAGTGACGATTTTCACCACGCCCTGCACAGCTTGCTCACCGGGGAGCAAGACGGCTACTACACCGACTTCGGCAGTCTAGAGGCTCTGGCGAAAGCCTACTGCGACACCTTCGTCTATGACTGGCGCTACTCGGCTTTTCGGCAGCGCTACCACGGCAGCGATGCTCGTGCCCTGCCTGCCGCCCAATTTGTCGTCTGTATCCAGAACCACGATCAGGTCGGCAACCGTCGGTTGGGCGAACGCCTCTCAGCGCTGGTCAGCTTTGAGGCGCTGAAGCTGGCGGCGGCGGCGATGATCCTCTCGCCCTACCTCCCGCTTCTGTTTATGGGTGAGGAGTATGCCGAGCCTGCGCCTTTTCTCTATTTTGTCAGCCACAGTGACCCCGGTCTGGTCGAGGCGGTGCGTCAGGGCCGTAGGGATGAGTTTGCTGCCTTTTATGCCACACAAGCAGCCCCCGATCCCCAGGCTGCGGAGACTTTTGCGGCATCCAAACTCCAATGGGAATTGCGTGAGCAAGGCCAACACCGTATCCTGCTCGACTTTTACCGACAGCTCTTGCGTCTGCGCCGGGAGACCCCCGCGCTTGCCCACCTGAGTAAGCAACAGCTAGAAGTCTGGGTCACAGACCGGGTCTTGCACCTGCGGCGCTGGCAGGGCGATAGCCAGGTCTGGTGCCTGTTCAACTTCGATCAACAACCCATCTCGCTCCCCACCCCCGCCGGTTGCTGGCAGCGACGGTTGGATTCCAGCGACCCCTCCTGGAAGGGCACAGGTAGCCGCCTACCCCTCACCCTCACCGCCCTGGAGCCGCTCACGGTCGCTCCTTTGAGCGTAGCGGTCTACGTTCATACTTGA